In a single window of the Papaver somniferum cultivar HN1 chromosome 8, ASM357369v1, whole genome shotgun sequence genome:
- the LOC113305089 gene encoding uncharacterized protein LOC113305089 → MVYFNFPLSLAIVIAAWGWSVYTFDKHLVPYEHSRILDLGERTPGPVIMMSALYMSLAVGSSLTIYWALFAIGLHSLATAVPLFLYIGGLFYCLYSFWPSRDFLWTRVKRIIRRPTLADMFFADILTSFSKDLADLSTAVCSMLFAWGLYSTDLGAHESICGPHSWVAAALSASPSVFRLVQCTWLHFSPPTQELESRVLEVAPPPTWLSGWAA, encoded by the exons ATGGTCTACTTTAATTTCCCACTCTCACTG GCTATTGTCATTGCTGCATGGGGTTGGAGTGTGTATACTTTTGACAAGCACTTGGTTCCTTATGAGCATTCTCGCATCTTAGATTTAGGAGAACGGACCCCAGGACCTGTCATTATGATG TCTGCATTATATATGTCCCTCGCTGTGGGGAGTTCATTGACCATCTATTGGGCACTTTTTGCCATTGGTTTACATTCATTAGCAACGGCTGTGCCG CTCTTCCTATATATTGGTGGTTTATTTTACTGCCTTTATTCCTTTTGGCCTTCTCGTGATTTTTTGTGGACTAGAGTAAAGCGTATTATCAGG AGGCCGACGCTTGCAGATATGTTCTTTGCAGATATCTTGACCTCGTTCTCTAAG GATCTAGCAGACTTATCAACAGCCGTTTGTTCTATGCTTTTTGCCTGGGGTTTGTACTCCACCGATTTGGGTGCCCATGAATCTATATGTGGCCCTCATTCATGGGTAGCAGCAGCACTCTCCGCATCTCCCTCCGTGTTCCGACTTGTTCAGTGCACATGGTTGCACTTTTCTCCTCCTACACAAGAATTGGAATCTCGTGTCTTAGAAGTGGCACCTCCTCCTACTTGGTTGAGCG